Proteins from a genomic interval of Methanococcoides sp. AM1:
- a CDS encoding 50S ribosomal protein L44e has translation MKIPKRFRTYCPSCKKHTEHIAERVKKGKASAMTHIARQKKRQSGIGNSGKFSKVPGGDKPTKRVQLKYRCAECNKSHQRPCFRAKKFEFKE, from the coding sequence ATGAAAATTCCAAAGAGGTTCAGAACATATTGCCCATCCTGCAAAAAACATACTGAACACATTGCAGAGAGAGTAAAGAAAGGCAAGGCATCAGCTATGACACATATTGCCAGACAGAAGAAGAGGCAATCAGGCATCGGAAACAGTGGTAAATTCTCAAAGGTTCCTGGAGGAGACAAACCAACCAAGAGAGTACAGCTCAAATACCGCTGCGCCGAGTGCAACAAGTCACACCAGAGGCCATGCTTCAGAGCAAAGAAATTCGAGTTTAAGGAATGA
- a CDS encoding diadenylate cyclase, producing the protein MDTTNTPNILAGHAVQIAKELGAPAIIVSGDINLENIETDIPIYYVTRRQKSIIDNLISDTTDEGEKLKKIIEPINRETSGNVRYIEEAAAIEHIIGELREGTIVGVIQTKESSAIIIHEISQSPLIRTLQECEERIEPEVMRAALTIAFDIAASGREGHKIGTAFILGDTEEVMQRSHQMILNPYAGHKDEHKNILDRMNWESVKEFALLDGIFVISEEGIVNAAGRYLDVDAKDIDIEKGLGGRHVSAAAITRDTFAVAVTISESGGTVRVYMDGKELLCLDYIERPALRGKPQY; encoded by the coding sequence ATGGATACTACCAATACACCAAACATACTGGCAGGACATGCAGTTCAGATCGCTAAAGAACTGGGAGCTCCGGCCATAATAGTATCCGGAGATATAAACCTTGAGAATATTGAAACCGACATTCCCATATATTATGTAACCCGACGCCAGAAAAGCATCATTGATAACCTCATTTCGGACACTACTGATGAAGGCGAAAAGCTGAAAAAGATCATTGAACCCATTAACAGGGAAACTTCAGGAAATGTCCGCTATATAGAAGAAGCAGCTGCCATCGAGCATATAATCGGCGAACTAAGGGAAGGCACTATTGTCGGAGTGATCCAGACAAAGGAATCCAGCGCAATAATAATCCACGAGATCTCACAAAGCCCTCTTATCAGAACACTTCAGGAATGCGAGGAAAGAATCGAACCTGAGGTCATGCGTGCAGCACTCACCATAGCATTTGACATCGCTGCAAGTGGAAGAGAAGGACACAAAATAGGAACTGCTTTTATCCTGGGCGATACTGAAGAGGTCATGCAGCGTTCCCATCAGATGATACTAAACCCTTATGCAGGCCATAAGGATGAACATAAGAACATACTGGACAGGATGAACTGGGAATCTGTCAAGGAGTTTGCCCTTCTTGATGGCATTTTTGTAATATCGGAGGAAGGCATTGTCAATGCTGCAGGCAGATATCTCGATGTTGATGCAAAAGATATCGATATTGAAAAGGGACTTGGAGGGAGACATGTTTCAGCAGCTGCGATCACAAGGGACACTTTTGCAGTAGCGGTGACAATATCCGAATCAGGAGGTACTGTCAGAGTATATATGGATGGAAAGGAGCTGCTTTGCCTTGATTACATCGAAAGACCTGCATTACGCGGCAAACCACAGTACTGA
- the priS gene encoding DNA primase catalytic subunit PriS: MNFKTKYFLKSKFQEYYKTAEIHIPSRLEAREWGFISFDEMPETVMRRHKSFGSRGEVEEYLAGMAPAHAYHSVAYYTYPSAPTMKEKQWQEADLIFDLDADHIPGAPNSYSEMLDHVKKETLKLYDLLINDFGFNEDDIRAVFSGGRGYHFHISDPRVRSLGSAERREIVDYISGRGLNVEKIFYKKAVSGDAGSENARMNMLSPETEGGWGGRINRYLVSYLTDLASKEDAEELFIGFKGIGKKTAQKMIDILRDETQVELLRKGNMEALSKVNKDIIQTLALQAVNDMSASVDEPVTGDIKRLIRLGGSLHGKSGMRVTTLSISELEKFEPLTDAVVFSDKPVKLKVIRPFAVQMKGNDLYVEEGTQELPEYAAVYLMCRGAAEYGS, from the coding sequence ATGAACTTTAAGACAAAGTATTTCCTCAAATCGAAATTCCAGGAGTATTACAAGACAGCGGAGATACATATCCCTTCCAGGCTGGAAGCTCGCGAATGGGGATTCATCTCTTTTGACGAGATGCCGGAAACCGTGATGAGAAGACACAAATCATTTGGATCACGCGGAGAGGTTGAGGAATATCTCGCAGGCATGGCACCTGCACACGCATACCATTCTGTTGCATACTATACTTATCCCAGTGCACCCACTATGAAAGAGAAACAATGGCAGGAAGCCGACCTCATCTTTGACCTTGATGCGGATCACATACCCGGTGCACCCAACTCATATTCAGAAATGCTTGATCATGTCAAAAAGGAGACATTAAAGCTATATGACCTGCTGATAAATGATTTCGGTTTTAATGAAGATGATATAAGGGCGGTATTTTCGGGTGGCAGAGGATACCATTTCCACATAAGTGACCCGCGTGTTCGCTCCCTTGGAAGCGCAGAAAGAAGGGAGATCGTGGATTATATCAGTGGAAGGGGGCTAAATGTTGAGAAGATCTTCTACAAGAAAGCGGTCAGTGGTGATGCAGGTAGTGAGAATGCCAGAATGAACATGCTTTCCCCCGAGACTGAAGGAGGCTGGGGAGGAAGGATCAACAGATACCTTGTATCCTACCTCACCGATCTTGCAAGTAAGGAAGATGCAGAAGAGCTCTTCATCGGTTTCAAGGGCATCGGCAAAAAGACCGCACAAAAGATGATAGATATATTAAGGGATGAAACGCAGGTCGAGTTGCTACGCAAAGGAAACATGGAGGCTCTTTCAAAGGTCAATAAGGATATTATACAGACCCTCGCGTTGCAGGCAGTGAATGACATGTCAGCAAGCGTGGATGAACCTGTGACCGGGGACATAAAGAGACTTATACGCCTGGGAGGTTCACTTCATGGAAAATCAGGAATGCGTGTTACGACACTGTCCATTTCAGAACTTGAGAAGTTTGAACCATTGACCGATGCTGTCGTGTTCTCAGACAAGCCGGTAAAATTAAAAGTGATAAGACCTTTTGCAGTACAAATGAAAGGTAATGACCTCTACGTAGAGGAAGGTACACAGGAATTACCTGAATACGCAGCCGTGTATCTTATGTGCAGAGGTGCAGCAGAATATGGATCGTAA
- the thpR gene encoding RNA 2',3'-cyclic phosphodiesterase: protein MARIFVAVDLPEEFRDEVRVIQTRFSGLKLKLVDPGLVHITMKFIGEVKESMVQEVAEALDDLECKSFDALVGGIGVFPKPKAPRVVWLGAEGNFELLHDEVESKLSKFRFKKDKKKFTAHATLARVKFMPAGQMDEFLELLDELDDIELGNMVVDRISLKKSTLTPQGPVYETLHEVMLG from the coding sequence ATGGCCAGAATATTTGTTGCAGTTGATCTGCCAGAGGAGTTCCGTGATGAGGTCCGGGTCATACAAACACGCTTTTCCGGGCTGAAGTTGAAATTGGTTGACCCTGGTCTTGTACACATTACTATGAAGTTCATTGGTGAAGTTAAGGAATCAATGGTTCAGGAGGTTGCAGAAGCCCTGGATGACCTTGAATGCAAATCTTTCGATGCTCTTGTCGGCGGAATTGGGGTTTTCCCAAAGCCTAAAGCTCCAAGAGTTGTTTGGTTGGGTGCAGAAGGGAACTTTGAGCTTCTTCATGATGAGGTGGAATCAAAGCTTTCAAAGTTCAGGTTCAAAAAGGATAAGAAGAAGTTCACTGCACATGCTACTCTTGCAAGGGTGAAATTTATGCCTGCGGGTCAGATGGATGAATTCCTGGAATTACTTGATGAGCTTGATGATATTGAACTTGGCAATATGGTAGTTGACAGGATAAGTCTAAAGAAAAGTACTCTGACTCCACAGGGTCCTGTATATGAGACACTTCATGAGGTCATGTTGGGATAA
- a CDS encoding mRNA surveillance protein pelota, whose translation MRVTKRDQRGNKEGEIALTPETLDDLWHLKYIIEKGDLVFALTKRKAEASSDKLRPEKVEKKNVRLGIRVDDLEFHKFSNRLRVHGLIEHGMDAGFHHTLNLEEGTALSIIKHWKKDQVERVNEAEATSKRPKVIIVTIEEGDADIGFVRHYGIEVYSHIRQSSGKGEGTLREVFFSTILEQLGHAMCGTESVVVAGPGFTKDDLMKYISSNNSELAAGILVEDTSSIGMSGFQEVLRRGAVDRIMEESRIARESSLMDEFLKEMALGGKVAYGMDEVKTAIDYGAVEKLLVADELLRLEREEGNIDAMIQEVEHAQGSMVVFSTEFEPGQKLHSLGGIAALLRFKI comes from the coding sequence ATGAGAGTAACAAAAAGAGACCAGAGGGGGAATAAGGAAGGTGAGATAGCCCTTACTCCGGAGACACTTGATGATCTGTGGCATTTGAAATACATCATCGAGAAAGGCGACCTTGTATTTGCTCTCACTAAAAGGAAAGCTGAGGCTTCCAGCGATAAGCTCAGGCCGGAGAAGGTCGAGAAAAAGAACGTGAGGCTTGGTATCAGGGTAGATGACCTTGAGTTCCATAAGTTCTCCAATCGTCTCAGGGTCCATGGTCTTATTGAGCATGGGATGGATGCTGGTTTTCACCATACTCTCAATCTTGAGGAGGGAACTGCCCTCTCTATAATAAAGCACTGGAAAAAAGATCAGGTAGAGCGTGTGAACGAAGCAGAAGCTACATCCAAAAGACCCAAGGTCATTATCGTTACCATTGAAGAAGGGGATGCAGATATTGGTTTTGTGCGTCATTATGGTATAGAGGTCTATTCCCACATCCGGCAGTCATCCGGGAAAGGCGAAGGAACGCTTCGTGAGGTTTTCTTCAGCACTATCCTCGAACAGTTAGGTCATGCCATGTGCGGAACCGAGTCGGTTGTTGTTGCAGGCCCGGGGTTTACCAAGGATGATCTTATGAAGTACATCTCTTCAAACAATTCCGAGCTGGCAGCAGGTATCCTTGTTGAGGATACATCTTCTATAGGCATGTCCGGTTTTCAGGAAGTGCTCAGAAGAGGTGCTGTTGACAGGATAATGGAAGAGTCCAGGATCGCCAGGGAATCTTCACTTATGGATGAGTTCCTGAAGGAAATGGCTCTTGGTGGCAAGGTCGCATATGGTATGGATGAGGTGAAAACAGCAATAGATTATGGTGCTGTCGAAAAACTTCTGGTGGCTGATGAATTGCTTCGCCTGGAACGGGAAGAGGGTAATATTGATGCTATGATACAGGAAGTCGAGCATGCGCAGGGTTCTATGGTTGTGTTCAGTACAGAGTTCGAGCCCGGGCAGAAATTGCACTCTCTTGGTGGTATAGCAGCCTTGTTGAGATTTAAGATCTGA
- a CDS encoding 30S ribosomal protein S27e, which yields MIIMTQPKSRFLRVKCNDCSNEQVIFGSASRKVTCLVCGRTLAESTGGKSTITTHILEVLE from the coding sequence ATGATAATAATGACACAACCAAAAAGCAGATTCTTACGCGTAAAATGCAACGACTGCTCCAACGAGCAGGTTATCTTCGGTAGTGCAAGCCGCAAGGTCACATGCCTCGTATGCGGAAGAACACTCGCAGAATCCACCGGCGGAAAGTCAACAATTACAACACATATCCTGGAAGTCCTTGAGTAA
- a CDS encoding RNA-protein complex protein Nop10, with amino-acid sequence MGNKIRKCVQCNVYTLKENCPECGEPSRNPLPARFSPLDPYGKYRRISKRRETEHA; translated from the coding sequence TTGGGAAACAAGATCCGAAAATGTGTTCAATGCAATGTTTACACATTGAAAGAGAACTGTCCGGAGTGTGGAGAACCATCCAGGAATCCACTTCCGGCACGATTTTCCCCGCTTGATCCCTATGGCAAATACCGCCGAATCTCTAAAAGGAGGGAGACGGAACATGCGTGA
- a CDS encoding FAD:protein FMN transferase: MDTTVTIAIYDFNEEHAVQTVDKAFARIIDVDDVMSSYKNDSQTSILNDGSRLEGASPDLIYVIQRSMYYSTISDGAFDITIMPVLDLWASKFSPGGTYQPPTQEEIDTTLELVDYRMITIEDGNISMEPGMKIALGGIAKGYAVDQAIATLTSEGITSCFVDAGGDGRYIGTKPDGNMWTVGLQNPDKQGDFITVMQLEDMAVATSGNYERYFSDAAKVSHISDPRTGYSVNELISATVIAETAMDADALATTVFVLGEEEGMQLIETLEGVECLIITSDKRILRSTGFAQYETPLE, translated from the coding sequence ATGGATACAACAGTTACAATCGCCATATATGATTTTAATGAAGAACATGCGGTACAGACTGTTGACAAAGCTTTTGCAAGAATTATCGATGTCGATGACGTCATGAGCAGTTACAAAAATGATAGCCAGACCAGCATACTGAATGACGGATCAAGACTGGAGGGTGCCTCACCGGACCTTATCTACGTTATTCAACGATCTATGTATTACTCCACGATCAGCGACGGTGCATTTGACATCACAATAATGCCAGTACTTGACCTCTGGGCAAGCAAGTTCAGCCCCGGTGGAACATACCAGCCACCCACACAGGAAGAAATAGACACAACTCTCGAGCTTGTTGATTACAGAATGATAACAATCGAAGATGGAAATATATCCATGGAACCGGGCATGAAGATCGCACTTGGAGGAATCGCAAAAGGATATGCTGTTGACCAGGCCATAGCAACATTAACATCTGAAGGCATAACCAGCTGTTTTGTTGACGCCGGCGGAGACGGGCGATATATTGGCACAAAGCCCGATGGGAACATGTGGACAGTAGGTCTCCAGAACCCAGACAAACAGGGAGATTTCATTACTGTGATGCAACTGGAAGATATGGCTGTCGCAACAAGCGGTAACTACGAGCGTTACTTCAGTGATGCTGCAAAGGTCTCTCACATATCTGACCCAAGGACCGGCTACTCAGTTAATGAATTGATCAGCGCAACGGTCATCGCAGAAACAGCCATGGATGCCGATGCCCTGGCAACCACTGTGTTCGTACTTGGAGAAGAGGAAGGAATGCAGCTCATCGAAACCCTTGAAGGAGTCGAATGCCTGATAATCACGTCAGACAAAAGGATACTTCGATCAACTGGCTTTGCGCAATATGAAACACCACTGGAATAA
- the rqcH gene encoding ribosome rescue protein RqcH — MKQEMTSADVAALVSELGNVDVEGSLIDAKIAKVYQPVPGEIRINLFIFGKGRDNLVIQAGKRAHMSKYLRPSPKLPHAFPMLLRKHITGGRITSVDQYDFDRIIEIGVIRGGIETILVCELFSRGNIVLLDSDRKIILPMNPVTFRGRRVRSGEIYEYPEAQLSPLDVEEDGMADLFASSTADVVRTIATSYNLGGVLAEEVCLRAGVDKKTAAKDATSDDIKALCEAVKIVFSPIVERKLKPCIVKKDVKGELEAIDVIPLELEQYSEAEKEFYPSFNQALDEFFGKKASEEVIEEVVAKKKEKVDVFERRLRKQQEAIKKFEKDSEKYTTIAEKVYEHYQNIEQVLAVLENARDKGYSWAEIRSILKKAKDELPAARLIISIDSAEGFVVVDLDGVNASINIRKTVPQNAQIYYDKAKKLSKKRDGALRAIEDTKVAMQKREKKVSKRRKAFLKKHWYDRFRWFFSSDGFLVVGGRDADTNEELVKKYMEKRDIVFHTQVPGAPITIIKTEGKYVPETTLEEAARFVVSYSSIWKAGQFSGDCYWIKPDQVSKTPESGEYLRKGSFVIRGERNYYKDVPVGIAVGLELGAETRVIGGPVSAIARSGKYVVELVPGKFNQNDIAKKVYRIYVDELKDPSFVKQVASPDSIARMLPPGESDIKK, encoded by the coding sequence ATGAAGCAGGAGATGACGAGTGCAGATGTTGCTGCTCTTGTATCCGAACTTGGTAACGTCGATGTTGAAGGCTCTCTGATCGATGCAAAGATCGCTAAGGTGTACCAGCCAGTTCCGGGTGAGATCAGGATAAATCTTTTCATATTCGGAAAAGGACGTGACAATCTGGTGATACAGGCCGGCAAGAGAGCACACATGAGCAAGTATTTGCGTCCAAGCCCAAAGTTACCCCATGCATTCCCTATGCTGTTGAGGAAGCATATAACGGGTGGCAGAATAACTTCTGTTGATCAGTATGACTTTGACAGGATCATTGAGATCGGTGTGATCCGTGGTGGTATTGAGACAATACTTGTATGTGAATTGTTCTCAAGAGGCAATATCGTTCTTCTTGACAGTGACCGAAAGATCATTCTCCCGATGAATCCCGTGACCTTCAGGGGGCGCAGGGTTCGCAGTGGTGAGATATATGAATACCCTGAAGCACAGCTAAGTCCGCTTGATGTTGAAGAGGATGGCATGGCTGATCTGTTTGCCTCTTCCACTGCGGATGTTGTCAGGACCATAGCAACCAGTTACAATCTCGGCGGTGTTCTTGCAGAGGAAGTCTGCCTGAGAGCAGGTGTTGATAAGAAAACAGCAGCAAAGGATGCTACGTCCGATGATATAAAGGCACTTTGTGAAGCTGTAAAGATCGTGTTTTCCCCGATCGTGGAGCGCAAGCTAAAGCCCTGTATCGTCAAAAAGGACGTTAAAGGCGAACTGGAAGCAATTGATGTCATACCTCTGGAACTTGAACAGTATTCTGAAGCGGAGAAGGAATTTTACCCGTCCTTCAATCAGGCTCTTGACGAATTCTTCGGTAAAAAAGCATCTGAAGAAGTAATCGAGGAAGTAGTTGCTAAAAAGAAGGAAAAGGTCGATGTCTTTGAAAGAAGGCTTCGTAAGCAGCAGGAAGCTATCAAGAAGTTCGAGAAGGACTCTGAAAAGTACACTACCATTGCAGAGAAGGTCTATGAGCATTACCAGAACATTGAACAGGTGCTTGCTGTTCTGGAGAATGCACGCGATAAAGGTTATTCCTGGGCTGAGATCCGTTCTATACTCAAAAAGGCAAAAGATGAACTGCCCGCAGCACGCTTGATCATAAGTATCGATTCAGCGGAAGGGTTTGTCGTAGTTGATCTTGATGGTGTCAATGCGAGTATCAATATTCGTAAGACCGTTCCGCAAAATGCTCAGATATATTATGATAAAGCTAAAAAGTTAAGCAAAAAGCGTGATGGTGCTTTGCGTGCGATCGAGGATACGAAGGTTGCAATGCAGAAAAGGGAGAAGAAAGTATCCAAAAGAAGGAAGGCTTTCCTCAAGAAACACTGGTACGACCGATTCAGGTGGTTCTTTTCATCCGACGGCTTCCTTGTTGTTGGTGGAAGGGATGCTGATACTAATGAGGAGCTTGTGAAAAAGTATATGGAAAAGCGAGATATCGTGTTCCACACACAGGTACCCGGCGCACCTATTACAATTATCAAGACCGAGGGGAAGTATGTCCCGGAAACGACCCTTGAGGAAGCTGCAAGATTCGTGGTTTCCTATTCCAGCATCTGGAAAGCAGGCCAGTTCAGCGGTGATTGTTACTGGATAAAACCTGATCAGGTCTCCAAGACCCCGGAATCCGGCGAATACCTGAGGAAAGGTTCCTTTGTTATCCGCGGAGAACGCAATTACTACAAGGATGTTCCCGTAGGTATTGCTGTTGGCCTGGAGCTTGGTGCGGAAACCCGCGTCATAGGAGGTCCTGTCTCGGCTATCGCACGCTCCGGCAAATATGTGGTCGAGCTGGTTCCCGGTAAGTTTAATCAGAATGATATTGCAAAGAAGGTCTATCGCATTTATGTAGATGAACTGAAGGATCCTTCATTTGTCAAACAGGTAGCATCTCCCGATAGTATTGCAAGGATGCTTCCACCAGGGGAATCTGATATCAAAAAGTGA
- a CDS encoding translation initiation factor IF-2 subunit alpha, with translation MDNNSWPESGDFVVCTVKNVVDFGAYTTLEEYGGKEGFIHISEIKAGWVKYVRDYVREGQKIVCKVLDVDPNRRHIDLSLKDVNEHQKRAKIQDWKNEQKAEKWLQFVAEDTKTSTEKMDEIKSIFMEEFGSCYTGFEEAAINGKEAFEGMAITKKLAAKIADIAQENIKLPFVDIAGYVDLTSNSPDGIDIIKKSLKAATKIKKDDDVRIDVTYTGAPRYRIKIIAPDYKTAEAVLKKAAEKAIDYIEKKEGKGIFHRHIESTKA, from the coding sequence ATGGATAATAATAGCTGGCCTGAAAGCGGCGACTTTGTAGTTTGTACTGTAAAGAACGTAGTCGACTTTGGGGCCTATACCACCCTTGAGGAATACGGGGGTAAGGAAGGATTTATCCATATCTCCGAGATCAAGGCCGGATGGGTCAAGTATGTCCGTGATTACGTAAGGGAAGGTCAGAAGATCGTCTGCAAAGTGCTGGACGTAGACCCGAACCGACGTCACATTGACCTCTCCTTAAAGGATGTCAACGAACACCAGAAACGTGCGAAGATCCAGGACTGGAAGAACGAACAGAAAGCTGAAAAATGGCTCCAGTTCGTAGCTGAGGACACCAAGACAAGCACAGAAAAGATGGACGAGATAAAGTCCATTTTCATGGAAGAGTTCGGAAGCTGCTACACTGGCTTTGAAGAAGCTGCCATCAACGGAAAGGAAGCATTCGAAGGCATGGCCATCACCAAGAAACTGGCCGCAAAAATAGCAGACATCGCTCAGGAAAATATTAAACTTCCATTCGTAGACATCGCAGGATACGTGGACCTTACCTCCAATAGCCCTGACGGGATCGATATTATCAAGAAATCCCTCAAAGCAGCTACCAAGATCAAGAAAGATGATGATGTCAGGATAGACGTCACATACACAGGCGCACCGAGATACCGGATAAAGATAATCGCACCTGACTACAAGACCGCAGAAGCTGTTTTGAAGAAAGCTGCTGAGAAAGCCATTGACTATATCGAAAAGAAGGAAGGAAAAGGAATTTTCCACCGACATATCGAATCAACAAAGGCGTGA
- a CDS encoding proteasome assembly chaperone family protein, with product MRETTVIRLKDDIQLNDPILLVGLPGVGHVGKLVVDHLIEKLEAEKVFEIYSPHFPPQVMVSEESTVKLVNNEVYICKTDERDLVLLGGDHQSTTTDGHYELGGIYIELAAELGVSKIFTLGGYPTGKLEHTDEVMGAANDAELIEELKEFGVTFKPNEPGGGIVGASGLLLGLSKFKDIKAACLMGLTSGYLVDPKSAQSLLAILSKLLNIEVEVDELEERAKDMEKIVANLMEAKQQQQGVLRDTAVEEDLRYIG from the coding sequence ATGCGTGAAACAACTGTGATCCGCCTTAAGGACGATATCCAGCTAAACGACCCCATACTACTTGTTGGCCTTCCGGGAGTCGGGCATGTTGGAAAGCTTGTTGTCGATCACCTGATCGAAAAGCTTGAAGCAGAAAAAGTATTTGAGATATATTCCCCTCATTTTCCACCACAGGTAATGGTAAGCGAGGAAAGTACCGTCAAACTTGTCAATAACGAAGTTTACATCTGCAAGACTGACGAAAGAGACCTCGTACTTCTGGGTGGAGACCATCAGAGTACAACTACAGATGGTCATTATGAACTTGGAGGCATCTATATCGAACTTGCTGCCGAACTGGGAGTATCAAAGATATTCACTCTTGGAGGATACCCAACCGGCAAGCTGGAGCACACCGACGAAGTAATGGGTGCTGCCAACGATGCAGAGCTTATCGAGGAACTGAAGGAATTTGGTGTTACTTTCAAGCCTAACGAACCCGGAGGAGGTATCGTAGGTGCATCAGGTCTTTTGCTCGGACTTAGTAAGTTCAAGGACATTAAAGCTGCATGTTTGATGGGATTGACCTCAGGATACCTGGTTGACCCGAAAAGTGCACAATCACTCTTGGCTATCTTAAGCAAGCTCCTGAACATCGAGGTCGAAGTAGATGAACTCGAAGAGCGTGCAAAGGACATGGAGAAGATCGTTGCTAACCTCATGGAAGCAAAGCAGCAGCAACAGGGCGTATTGAGAGATACGGCCGTTGAAGAAGACCTGAGATACATCGGTTAA
- the mmcA gene encoding methanogenesis multiheme c-type cytochrome, with translation MAKLEVILLAAAIFIFGFAGVFASMGYSGNEAIAHHYMTEGEWSDSSCGGCHFTVSDHVETNTHIQRDIDEWDPLTNFDIEVEGEDEWVERYGAYHPGGGALEEYGVDVDCMVCHEQYGMYDFEARAAKFSEGDFENANAAAMVEANEAVQKDNIRKFTYFSNAVTPLPLLLLFHDTVNGAPAKESCAENCHEANIPTTAVMWSAPDYEEFDVHAEVNCVECHEISHSSLLVKADVEDIHELEAETRSCDDADCHAGISHGPIADAHLETVECESCHIPALPGGELPGGTTLESFDWSNGERVDSFKMETIVPVLAWSNGVGEDELNIPDGKDDADVKLAPFNIVTGIWWDEGLNPGVAESPNASKETGDPIAVAYVEAADADQDGTVTVGEMRSYDGNADGEADYPNAVLRTVDLHYRLSHNIAGSEVGMADPLECADCHGSTATAIDWEMIGYDSDPAQTDPPTDFTIKTIDATIPGAKPPEVDREPAF, from the coding sequence ATGGCAAAATTAGAGGTAATATTACTGGCAGCCGCCATTTTCATCTTCGGATTTGCAGGCGTTTTCGCAAGCATGGGATATAGTGGTAATGAAGCGATCGCTCATCACTATATGACCGAAGGGGAATGGTCGGATTCAAGTTGTGGAGGTTGCCACTTCACGGTATCTGATCATGTGGAGACCAACACTCATATCCAGAGAGATATCGACGAATGGGACCCACTGACAAACTTTGATATTGAGGTAGAGGGCGAAGACGAATGGGTCGAACGCTATGGTGCTTATCACCCTGGTGGTGGAGCACTGGAAGAGTATGGTGTAGATGTGGACTGCATGGTCTGCCATGAGCAGTATGGCATGTATGATTTTGAAGCACGCGCTGCAAAGTTCAGTGAAGGTGACTTTGAAAATGCAAACGCAGCAGCAATGGTAGAAGCAAATGAAGCTGTGCAGAAAGACAATATAAGAAAGTTCACCTATTTCTCAAATGCTGTTACTCCACTCCCATTGTTGTTGTTGTTCCACGACACTGTCAATGGTGCCCCTGCAAAAGAATCATGTGCGGAGAATTGCCATGAGGCAAATATACCGACTACGGCAGTAATGTGGTCTGCACCTGATTATGAGGAATTCGACGTACATGCTGAGGTCAATTGTGTCGAATGTCATGAGATATCCCATTCAAGCCTTCTGGTAAAGGCGGATGTTGAGGATATTCATGAATTAGAAGCTGAGACCCGCAGCTGTGATGATGCAGATTGTCATGCAGGTATCTCACACGGACCTATCGCTGATGCTCACCTTGAGACTGTAGAATGTGAGTCATGTCACATTCCTGCACTTCCGGGAGGAGAGCTTCCAGGTGGAACGACCCTTGAGTCATTTGACTGGTCGAACGGTGAACGTGTCGATTCCTTCAAGATGGAAACGATTGTTCCTGTGCTTGCATGGTCCAATGGTGTGGGTGAGGATGAACTTAATATCCCTGATGGAAAGGATGATGCTGATGTGAAACTTGCACCTTTCAATATCGTAACCGGTATCTGGTGGGATGAGGGTTTGAACCCTGGGGTCGCAGAGTCACCAAATGCCAGCAAAGAGACCGGTGACCCGATAGCTGTAGCATATGTGGAAGCTGCTGATGCAGACCAGGATGGTACGGTGACAGTCGGTGAGATGAGAAGCTATGACGGAAACGCCGATGGTGAAGCTGATTATCCGAATGCTGTACTCAGGACCGTTGATCTTCACTACAGGCTTAGTCACAACATCGCAGGTTCAGAGGTAGGAATGGCAGATCCACTTGAATGTGCTGATTGCCATGGTTCAACTGCGACAGCAATTGACTGGGAAATGATCGGTTATGATTCCGATCCGGCACAGACCGATCCGCCAACAGATTTCACAATAAAGACTATCGATGCGACCATACCAGGAGCAAAACCTCCTGAAGTTGACAGGGAGCCTGCATTCTAA